Sequence from the Rhizomicrobium sp. genome:
CTCAAATGCATCGGCGGGCGCGAGCACCGTCATATTGGGGAGGGCGCCCAGGAAAGCGACATCCTCACAGGAGTGATGCGTCACGCCCAGCGAGGCATAGCCGAGACCCGATCCGACCCCGACGATCACGACGGGCAGATTATGATAGCAAACGTCGACGCGAATCTGTTCGAGGCAACGCGCCGTCGTGAAGGAAGTGATGGTGTAGGTGATCGGGCGCAAACCGGCCATCGCCATGCCCGCCGCCACGCCGATCATGTTCGCTTCGGCAACACCGACATTATGAAAGCGTTCCGGCGCGGCATCCTTGAACTTGTCGAACAAGCGATTTCCGATATCGCCGGAGAGCAGGACGATATTTGGGTTGCCCTGCGCAAGCGCGGTGACTTCCGAGGCAAACGCGTTTCTCACGACAGCCCCAATTCCCGATATGCCGCCTTTACCTCCTCGGCGGTCGGAATGCGATAGTGCCAGTTGTTGTCATCTTCCATGAAGGAGACGCCTTTGCCCTTTACGGTGTTCGCGATGATAGCCACCGGCTTGCCGCTGCCGTCCGGAAGCTGATCCATCAGCCGCACGAGCGTGGGCATGTCGTGGCCGTCGATGTCGTGCACTTCCCATCCAAAGGCGCGCCATTTGTCGGCCAAAGGCGCCAGCGCCAGGGTTTCGTTGCTTCGCCCCGTCGCCTGCCATTTGTTGTAGTCCACGATGGCGCAGAGATTGCCCAGCTTCTGAGCCGGCGCCATCATTGCCGCCTCCCACACCGAGCCTTCATTGCACTCGCCGTCGGACAACAACGCATAGACTCGATACGGTATTTTTCTGATGCGGCTGGCCATCGCAAGACCGACCGCGATGGGTAGACCATGGCCCAGCGAACCCGTTGCGGCTTCCACGCCGGGCACGGAACCCGGACCCGGATGCTCGGCCAGCGGCGATCCGTTGTGATTGTAGTTGTCGAGGATCTCGCGCGGGAAAAAGCCGCGGAAGCACAAGGCTGTGTAGAGCGCTGTCGCGGCATGTCCCTTGGAGAGAATGAAACGGTCGCGATCCGGCGCATCCGGGCGCCGCGGATCCAGCCTCAGAACCGCCCAGTAGGCCGCCGTAACGATGTCGGTGCACGACAACGAGGACCCCAGATGCGGTGTCTCAGCTTCGTGCGACATGGTGACGATCTGTCCCCGCACCGCGGCCGCGATTCGGCCCAGCTCGGAAACGTCTTTCGTCGCCTTCGAAACATCCATGAGACTGTCCTTGCCCGCAAACACTTACTTGAGACGGAGTTCCTGCATCCGCTTGATGTTGTAATACATTGGATTTTTCATGGGGTCATGCAGCCTGCCCGACTTGAACGCATCGACAAGACCACGAACCGCCTCCTCGATCGTATGGGCTGGTGCGAAATTCCAGGCTTTCTTTATTCGCTCGGACGACACGTGATAAGAGCGCGGGTCGTCGGTCGGAACATACTCCATCGTCACCTGCGGGCCGACCACGTCGCGCACCATGGTGGCGATACGCTCCACTGAATGGTTTTCGTAGCCGGCATTGACCACCACGCCGTCCACCATCTCGTCCGGCAGTTCGAGCGCCTTGAGATAGACCCGGCACATGTCGTCGATATGGATATTGGGCCGCAGCTGGTTGCCGCCCATTATCTTGATCTTGTTGTTGTGATAGGCGTGACTGGTCAGGATATTGACGATCACGTCCAGGCGTTGGCGCGGCGAGGGACCGCACACCGTCGCGGGCCGGATGATCGTGGTGACAAAGCCCGGCTCACGTTCTTCCGTCAAAATCTTTTCGCACGCGACCTTGAATCTGGAATAGTCGGTCAACGGCTCGCAGGACAGGTCTTCCGTGACTTCTACGCCTTCCTTCACGCCATAGACCGAGGATGAGGAAGCATAGATAAACCGCTTTACGCCAGCCTTCTTGGCCGCCTTCACGGTCGGACGGAAGCAATCGAGGTTTATCGACTTGCCCAGCTCCGGATCCAACTCGAAGGAAGGATCGTTGGAAATACAGGCGAGGTGAATGACGGCGTCGCAACCCTCGATCGCCTGCTCCACGGCCGGAATATCACGCATATCGCCCCGGACGAGCTTGAGGCCGGGATTGCTCCGAACCGCATCAAAAACGTCTTCACCATAAATGAAGAGGTCGAACACCGTTACGCGATAACCCTGCTGCAGCAGCTTAGGCACCAGAACCGCGCCGACATATCCGCCGCCGCCAATGACCAAGACCTGATTGAAACGATTCACGGGCTTCCTGCTCTCTTTCTAGGTTGCGGCTTGAAGTTGCGCGCCCGCAACGTCCTTACCCCAACCCATAGAGAGGTCAAGGATGGTGTGGATCAGCGCCAGATGACCGATTTCGACGAAACCATATTCGCCCGATTCGATGTAGAAATTGATATCGCCACGCCTGCGTAGCGGATTTGCAGGATCAAAGCCGCTGAAGGTCAGCACGCCGCAACCGTGCGCCCGTGCAGCCTCGACGCCGTTCAGGATATTGGCAGATCGGCCCGAACTCGAAATGGCAAGGAGGAGATCGCCCTTGCGTGCATGCATTTCGAGCGGCTTGGCGAAAACCTTGTCGAACCCGAGATCGTTACCCAGACAGGTAAGATAGGCGCCGTCATTGAACGCCAGTGCCCGCATGCCGCCGTTCTTCGTGAAATCGATCGCCATGTGGCTCGCGATGCCGGCCGAACCGCCATTGCCTATGAAGAAAATCGTGCCGCCGGCCGCGGTAGCGGTGCGCGCCATCTCGCCCGCCTTGAGCGCCGAATCGTCGAGATCAAGATCCTGACCGACCGCACCGGTGACCGCGGTCTCTTTGAGCAGGCGGTGGAGCTCATCCAGGTATTTTGGAGCGCGCTTCATCGTGGCAACCCCTATTTCAGCATCGACGTGATGAACTTGATGAGAGACGCCTTCTCCACGCCGGCGCGGTGACCGACAATTCCGACCTTCAGCGCGCCCGCCGCATTTCCCAGGAATCCGACATCGCTCATTTGTGCGCCCGACGCCACCATCGGCGCGGTCACGGCAAAAAACGCATCGCCGGCACCAACCGTATCGACGATCGTACTGGTGAGAGCCGGCACGCCGGCGAGAGTGCCGTCCGGCGAACGGGTCATGCAGCCATACTTGCCGCGCGTGACGATGACGTTTGGGCAGTTGACGCTTTGCGGCAGGCGGTTCTGCACGATTTCCGCGAGATCGACATGCTTGTCGCCGGCGGCGAGGAAAGCCTCGGGAGAGTCGATGCAGATATAGTCGGCCCGCGAGTAGCGGGTAATCAGATTATAGCCGAGATTTGCGCTGTTGCTTTGCGCGTTCACACCAAGGAATCGCGCGTGTTCGGCGAGCACCGAAAGCGTCTTGCGGCCCAAGAGGCCGTGTCCGAAGTCGGTCACGATCACCAGATCGTAGTCCTTGGCCCGACTGCGGATCATCTCATGCAGGTCGAACTCCACATCGCCGCTGATGGGATTGTCGTCCATCGAGTAGACTTCGAACAGCTTGCGCAACGAATAGCTTTCGACAAACCGGGTCTTGCGCGTGGTTGGCGACGACGGCTTGGTCAATGGATGGAGATGGATGTTGGAGCGCAGTGAATCGCGAATCAGCTTTTCATAACGGTCGGAATCACCCAAGCAGGTGATCAGATCCACCGACTTGCAGAAGCTGGCGACGTGATTGGCCGCGGCGAACACGCCGCCGGCGTAGGTCTCGCGATTCTGATAAAGCGTCGCGATCATGTTCTCCTTGGGAGATTTTCCCAGGGGCGCGACGAACTGATACTCATCGATGATGGCATCGCCGACCATCAGAATCCTGTAGTCCGAAATCTTGTCGATGATCGCGGTGAGCCTTTCCAGCGCGCCGCCGTCACGCATGCTTTCCAGATAATTCGCCAGTTCCGGCTGATAAACGTTGAAATGCCGATTGATCAAGTTCGACGAGGAAAAGGTGATATCATCGGTAAAGACAATGCGTCCGCCGTGGGATTCAACGGCGGCGCGCTCATTGTCGATCTTGCCGGTGACGTCGTCCGATGCATTTCGATAGTCGGATCCCTTAACATATACCGATGGCTGCACGGCGTTGAGAACCGTCTCGGCGGTGGGCGCATGATTGATCGCAACCAGATCAACATACTCCATCGCCGCCAGCATTTCAGCGCGCAACTGTTCGGGAAAGACCGGTCGATTGGGACCCTTGTTCACGTAGCGATCGGCAGTGAGGGTCACGCAGAGCAGCGTGCCCTCCTGGCGCGCGGCTTCGAGATGGCGCACATGACCCATATGCAGCACGTCGAAGACGCCATGGCACAGTACGACCGTTTCGCCCGACAGCTTGGCCTGCCGCACGGCGGCGGACATTTCTTCAAGCGATTTGATCTTGTCGCGAATTCCAAATTTCGAAACGCGCGACGCGCCCCCGCCTACGATCAGTCTCGGCTTATTGGACATGCGCCTCGGCCCCCTGCTTTTCCCGCTCCGGGCTCAAATACTTGAACCAATCGGTAGTCGCCTCCTTGATGCCGTCGACGGTCCACACCGGAGCGGTGCGCCAATAGTCGATATTCTCCAACATCTTCTGTACGCCCTGCTCGAACGAGACTTTGGGCGCCCAGCCGAGTTCTCTGCGGATCTTCGTCGTGTCCGCCAATGTAATATCGGGCTCCCCAGGGCGCTTGGGAATGTGCACAGTTTCCTTGGCTCCCAGAAGTTCAACCAAACGGTTGACGCTCTGGGCATTGCCGGTGCCGACGTTGTAGATTTCTCCAGTTTTGTCGCTCTGGGCTGCCGTGATCAGGGCGTCTACGATGTCGGAGACATAGGTGAAATCGCGCTTCTGCTCGCCGTCGCCCACGATGGTCAGGGGCTTGCCGGCCAGGAGCTGCGCCAAGAAAACGCCAAAAACGGCGCCATAGGTGCCGGACGTGCGAGCGCGAGGGCCGTAGACATTGAAGAATCGCAGCGACAACGCCGGTAGCTGATAGAGCTGTGCCCAGTGCATGACGATCTGTTCGCCCAGCAGCTTGGTCAGCGCATAAGGATAGCGCGGATCCATCGGATTGGTCTCCGGCGTCGGATAGACGTCCGGAATGCCGTAGCATGAGGACGACGCGACATAGATCAGTCGGCGCACCTTGTTTTCCCGTGCCGCTTCGACGACCGAGTAGGTGCCGTCGACATTCGCTCGGAAGTACGCCTCGGCATTCTGAATGGACGGCACGATGTCGGCCATGGCGGCCAAGTGAAACACGCGATCGGCGCCTCGCAGATGCGATACCATCGCCGCTTTATCGGCGACGTCTGCGTGAAGAAATTCGAAGCTGGAGTTGCCGTCATGTTGCGCCAAATTCGCGCGCCGACCGACCGCCAAATTGTCCACGACACGAACCGGCCGGCCCTTGGCGATAAGTGAGTCTACAAGATGACTTCCGATAAATCCGGCCCCGCCGGTTACGACATCGAATCCGCTCAAAATGTTGCCCACTGCCAACTCACTTTTGACCAAGCCCCGTTCAATTTTCCACGAAGTCTAGAATTCTTATAGCTTAAGGGTTTAATAGCCTCATTCCGGTAGGCACACAAGTTTGAATGGCCGAATCCGCTCGCCAAAAACCCGTCATTTGAGGCAATGCGGCCGCTCTCAGCGCAATTCATCGTACTGGACCGCACGGCCGGGCGCACCTCCTCAGGGGGCAGAAACGCCGGCCGTAAATGGGATGTGGCGCGATGGTAAATGCATGTCGTGGCATCGCCAGTCGAAGGCGCGTTATTCCACACCCCAAGACTGCATCCTGGACGATGATCGTCCCTGGGCGGGTGACGCCACGCGTTGCCAGTGTTGCGAGCCCCCATCCAGGTGGCAATCGGTTCCAGCCTTCAAGACCGTGTCGAAAATAGATGCTTTCTTGAAAATATTCGTGAATAAGGACGCTTGTGCAGAACGTGATCGAACGGACGCGCTAGGACGACGCAATCTAGTTGCCGGCGAGCGAAGGTTGCCGGGCGATTCGACAATGAAGCCGGCCACAGGCCGATCATTGCCAGAATGTGTTTGTCAGGAATGGAATTGCTGATAAATCCTTCGCCAGGGTGGGTCATCAAACGATCCTTTTTCCCGACGGCTCATGGTTGGCACTCGCTTCCGGGTCACCAGGTCGAAGGTTGCTTGTCGACAAGCTGGAGAACCTGCGTGGTTGCTGACTTCATCGAGCGCTACAGGCAATTGATCGGTAGGAAGATGAAGACTACATCCGGCGACCGCCCGCTCGGCGAAATGGACGGCCTGCTATTTCGTCGCGTCGATATCGAGCCGAAAAACCTGTCGCGAGCGTGGTGGCCGGTCGATTTCCATGGCGGGGTCGACACCAATGCGCCGCGATGAACGGCCACTTTGGCGCCAAACAGGCCGTCGCCGTGTATATGGGCACAGACGGGCTCAATTCCACGTGGCCTTATCTCTGGCAAACAGCGCGGAAGCCGCTCCAAGCGACATGTTGCGCGAGGCTTGATTTGCCGCCCTCAAAAATTCCAGCAGCCTCTCGGACAGAGACAAGTTTCCAATGCGTGCGGTCGTAGTTCATAGCACCTTCGTGGAATTGGGGGGGGCTGAGGCTTATTGCTTTCGCGTCGTCGAACTGCTGCAACAGCGCTTCGATGAGGTGCTCGTTCTTCACCACGGCAGGCCGGTCGATCTGGATCAGGTCGAGAAATGGGCAAAGCTTTCATTCGACCGCACCAAGGTATGCTTCCGGTCCATGCCGTTCGGTGCCGTCACACGTCTCACCGAGCGGTATCGGCCAGGTTCCTTTTCGCAACTCAAATCTGCTCTCATGTGCGAGCAGGTCCGTCCCATCGTGGCCGATGCGGATCTGCTGGTCACGACCGGCCTGGAATGCACCCTGCGTGCAAGGCACATCATTGAGTGCATACATTTCCCGCAGCTCATTTTCGACCGGGAGAGCCTGAAGTATCTAGGCTGGCAGACCGACAATAATCTGAAGTACGCGGCAAAAATTGCCTATATCCTGCTGCTTCGGCGACTGGTGCGATGGAACAAGAACTATATCAGCAGCTTGGTGACGGTAACCAACTCGAGCTGGACGGCCGAGCAATTCCTCCGAAACTATCCAGAAGCGGACGTTCACCCGATTCATTTTGGAATTGCCGTCGAACTTAAGCCCGATTCGGCGGCGTGGGTGGATTTCGAGCGGCGCGCGAACAATTTCGCAATTGTTGGCCGAATCTCACCCGGAAAAAGGACGCTGGACGCCGTCGAGATTGTGTCGCGCTTGAGGGGGCTGGGCCACGATGTCGGTCTGCACATCATCGGCAGTGGCTCCGGCCTGTATGCCGATGCCTTGCTACGCGCGATCACAGACAAGCCATGGGTCAAGTGGCACCAGTCGCTCAACCGAACCGAGATGGAAGAACTGATCGTCGGCAACAAATGGGGGCTTCATTGTTGCGAGCATGAGCACTACGGGTTTGCGCCGGGGGAAATGCAGGCGCTGGGCTGTATAACGTTCATCCACGATTCCGGCGGACAGCGGGAGATCATATTGAATGCCGAGCAACGCTATAGCGATATCGATGACGCCGTGCGCAAGATCGACACCGTCATGCGAGACACATCGAGGCATGAGGCACTGACTGCACTTGGCGCAGAGGGGGCGAAGCTCCATTCCAGCGAAGGATTTCGCAGGAAATTCCTGGCCCTTGTTGAAGAAGTCATGACGGAAAAAAGGGTGGATGATGATGAAAAAACGCCGCTCTGACCGTTTTAGTCTCGGTCGCTCAAGCGCCGGAGAGCCTGCGCATTCCAGGCAGCAGTCCGGATCACGCAATAGGATCGGCGGAGAATATCTGCGGCATGCGAGACGTGTCATGGAATGCCGTAGCCGGGGGAGGACGTCGTGAGCATCATGAAGAGGTTTGCCAAGCGCCTATTGAGAAGGACGCGCGTGCTCGAACAGATGCGAGGGCTCGTCGACCGCCAAACTAGCTATTCCCAATTTGGTGAAGACGTCCATATCGCATCTTATTACAATCGGCTGGCATTTGATCGAGGGATAGTCGTCCGCAAGGGCTGCATCGTCGACGTGGGAGCATTCCGTCCCATTTCCATGTCGAATACGTATTTTTTCTACAAACGCGGCTGGCGGTCCATAAACATTGATCCGACGCCCGGTACAAAGGCGATCTTTGACCGGGTCCGGCCGAAAGACACCAATCTCGAAGTCTCAATCGCCCCCCAGGCCGGCCAAGGGACCTTCTATCTGTTCGGCCAACCTTCCGTCTGGAACACAATGGACGAAGCGGCAGCCCGCGAGGCCGAGGCAAAGACGGGTCAAGCCCCGCAGCGCATCACCGTCACGATTTGCCGGCTGGATGAAATTCTGGACCACCACTTGGTGCAGGATTCGTTCGAGATTCTCACAATTGATGCGGAGGGCTATGATGTCGAGATTTTGCGCTCGAACGACTTCGCGCGCTATTCTCCACGCCTGATCCTGATCGAAGTTCATGACTTGAACCTCGCAGAATTGCCGAACCATCCCGTGGTGCGCTATTTGGAGGATAGGGGCTATAGTCTCTATTCTTGGATCAATCCCAACCTGCTTTTCGTGCGCTCCGATTCGCTGCTGAACGTGGGCAAACATGCGGAGCCCGCGCTATGACACATGCAGCCCCATACGACCTTGCGGTTGCCTATCGCATTTATCCAGGCGTTTCGAAAATTCCGCCCTACCATGCCGACAACAAGTACAAGATGTCGGAGCTATGCCTGCGGTCGTTTAAGGCTTCGCTCGGGACCCTCAAGGTGAAGATCTGGGCCCTGCTGGACGGCTGCCCGCCGGAATATGAAGCGCTGTTCCGTGAGATATTTGCCGACGACACGCTGGAAGTGCTCAACCTAGATAAGCTGGGCAACCTAAAGACCTTTTCCATGCAGATCGACATCCTGGCCGAGCAGACGGATGCCGAGTTGGTCTATTTCGCGGAAGACGACTATTTCTATCTGCCCGGCGCCCTGACGAAGATGGTTGACTTCATACGGGCGAACAAGGACGCCGACTTCGTTTCGCCCTACGACCATCCCGATGCTTACGACACTGCATTCAAGGTCGAGCGCCACTTCATCCGACCGTTCGGCGACCGCTACTGGCGGAGCGCCGGCTTCACTTGTCTCACCTTCCTCACGACCCGCGCCACGCTGATCCGCACCAAGGGCATCTTTCGCACCTTTTGCTATAAAAACTGGGACTATTCTGTTTGGATCGCCCTGACCCGCAAATTGAGCCTGGCGGATCTGCGAATCTATTGGCACGATATTCATCACCTAAAGATCTGGGTGAAGACGTTCATGTATGGGACACCAAGGCTTCTGTTCGGACGCTATCACCGGCTATGGATGCCCCTACCCTCTCTCTCGACGCATATGGAATCGACCCGACTGGCCGTGCTTGAGGACTGGCCGACGCATTTTGCGGACTTCGAACGCAACAAAGAACGCGTGCCGGCAAAGAACGAAACGTGGTGACGCGGCGCTTTTTTTGGCCGAGGTTGGCCGACGGACGTCTGTGGCCGCCTTCCGTGGCGACCCAACCCGGGGGCGAGTTGCCTCCAGTCCACGAGGGAAAATGGAAATGAAACGTATCCTTGTCACCGGCGGCGCCGGCTTTATCGGCTCGCATCTGTGCAAGCAATTGCTCGATCAGGGCAATGAAGTACTGTGCGTGGACAATTATTTCACCGGGACACGCCGAAACATCGAAGGGTTGCTGTCCAATCCGGTCTTCGAGGCAATGCGCCACGATGTGACGTTCCCGCTCTATGTCGAAGTGGACCAGATCTACAATCTGGCCTGCCCCGCTTCCCCGATCCACTATCAGTTCGATCCGGTGCAAACGACCAAAACGAGCGTGATCGGCGCGATCAACATGCTGGGGCTGGCGAAACGGGTGAAGGTGCCGATCCTGCAAGCCTCGACCAGCGAGGTCTATGGCGATCCCGACATCCACCCCCAGGTCGAGAGTTATTGGGGCAATGTCAATCCGATCGGCCCGCGCTCCTGCTATGACGAGGGCAAGCGTTGCGCGGAGACGCTGTTCTTCGACTACAAGCGCCAGCACAATCTGCGCATCAAGGTGGCGCGTATCTTCAATACCTATGGCCCGAATATGCACCCGAGGGACGGGCGGGTGGTTTCCAACTTCATTGTTCAGGCGCTGACCGATCAGCCGATTACCATCTATGGCGAAGGCCTGCAGACGCGGTCATTTTGCTACGTGGACGATCTCGTGCGCGGCTTGATCGGGCTGATGAACTCTCCAGACGATTTTACCGGCCCATGCAACCTGGGCAATCCCGTCGAATTCACCATGCTTCAGCTCGCGGAACAGGTATTGATGCTGACGGGGTCCAAGTCCCAGCTGATTTACCAGCCCCTCCCGCAAGATGATCCGCGGCAACGCCAGCCCGACATCTCCCGCGCCCGGCAAGTTCTGAACTGGGAGCCGAACATTGCGTTGAAGGACGGGCTGGTCAAAACCATCGCCTATTTCGACCAGTTGCTGAAATCTTCCTGATCGGCGCCAAGGCGACGGCATGCGCCACGTCAGATCCCAAGTTGCGGTAGCTTGAAGAATGATGCCAGGCATTGCTTGGCTTGATTTAAGTCATCTGAGATTGTGATCCGAAAGTCATTATCGGCCAGACGCAACGCTGCCGCGCGGGTCCGTGCTCCGTGGCCGGTCATCAGATGAATTGCCATGGGCAGCCCTGCCGCTTTCGCGGCTTCGATATCGCTGACATGATCACCGATCATGCAGCTCCGGCTCAGATCGAGGTTCAGCAACTCAGCACCAAGTTTCAGCATGCCCGGCCCCGGTTTTCGCCAGCGTGCATGCCTGTTCTCATAGCCTGGCGTAAAGTCCGGATGAAAGGGACAGGCAAGAACCACATCCACACCACAGTTCTCCTGTAGCAATTGGTCGGCAATTTCCTGCTGCACGATTTCGAATGCCGGCCAGTCGTAATAGCCGCGAGCGATTCCGGATTGATTGGTGACCACCACGGTGGGAATACGATTCCCTCGGAGAAACCGCAGAAGTTCGCCGACGCCGCTTTCCAGCACAACATCTTCTTTGCGGCGAAGATAGTGAACTTCCTTCACCAGGACCCCGTCGCGATCCAGCAGGACGCCCGGCCGTCGCGGTCCGGGAGCGGCATCCGGAGGGAATTGCCAAATTCCATCCGCGTTCAATCGTCCAAACACCGCCGCCTCCCGGTCTTCGTTCCACGTGGCATAGAACAGCGCATGGTAAAGTCTCAGCCCGTCTGGCCAACCGAGGCATCCGAAACGGCTGGCAACGTGTTCTCGACTTTCGTTTCCACGACCCGGCTTACCCGAGAGGGAAGGTCAAAGCGACGCTGCCACGATGTCAACAGCCACACCAAGAGAAAATCCTCGCCGAGATTCACAACGAACAGCAACCACACAAGAAACAACACGTTCTTCAATTCCCAGCGCAAATCACTGCGATACACGCGCCGCGCCACAAGGCCGTTGATCATTGCGCAGCCGATGAGACCATATTCGTAAAAATTCTTCGGCAGACTCGCACCGGCGATCTGGAAATTTAGAAGCAACGATAGCGGACGAACGGTCCGATCGTAACTTCCGGGTCCGTTCCCGAAGAAAAGCAGGTATTTGTTCGCCAATGTGGTCTGAAGCATCAGAAACGGCGCAACAAAACGGGCATAGCCGCTGGATCCGGCAGCCTGGAATTCGGCCAGGCGGGCGACCCAGAAGCCGACCCCCGGGATTTTATCGCCCCAAAAATATACGCTGATGGCAGCCACGCCAAGCAGACCCGCGATGCGAAGGGATTGGCGGGAGCGTGGAACAAGAACGGCGAATATAATGATCATAGCACCGGTCCCGGAAAACGAAAGGAAGAGCGCGAGAGCCAAAATGGCGAGCGCTCTGAAACGGGCCCTTCCAAAATACTCCATCAAGAGGGCCAAGGCGGAATACATCGAAAGGAACGACGACTCCCGGAGAAAATATCCGTTGGCTTTGAGCAGCCCGGCCATCGGACGGAAGTAAGCATATCCGCCCGCCTCATGCAGGCCCGCGGGAAGAACGTAATAGACGTTGACGAGAGATGTTAAGCCTACAACGTTCATCAGGGCGAATTGCACGATCGCGACGAGAGCTATCACTGTCACGCCAGCGATGTAGACCTCGCAGAAGTAGTTCCGAATCCGGCGGACTTTCTCCTCGTCCTTGCAGTCGAAGACAAAGGGCAGGTACAGCGTAATCGTCATCAGGAAGGAACTGGAAGACACTAGTTCCCCGTGACGAAGCCCAAGCAGGCCGATCACGCCGGCGACTGTCAGCATGGTGAGCGGGACGATTCGGATCGTCAGGAGATTTTGCGCGGCGAAGTATGCGATCGTCGCGAAATACAGGATTAGCGGAACCGCGACCGGAAACGAGCCGATCATGTACGCGATCTGCGTCAGGAACAGCATCCCAATGCAGAGTATCCAGAGCCAGATGCGCAGATTGCGCGACAGGACTAGGTCCTGCGAAACGGCAGACTGCATAGATGGTCATCCCGCGAGACGGCGCAATCGATCAGCAACGAGATGTATGCAGAAAACACCGTTGGTTACCTCGCCAGCGGCATCAGCGCCGCGCCGGCCGGCGCCTTGCGATTGGGCCAGCGGAACACATCAATCCACCTCTTGAGGACGCCACTGTACGAAGCGGCAGCGACGAGAAAAATCCAGGCAACTGTGGAGGCGACGAACGAGAATATCAGAGCCGTGAACGGCGACATCGGCGATATCGGCGTTGGCGAGGCGTATGGCATGCTTACCAACACATAGGAAAATCTCTGGTCAGCCACCATCATGACTTTCAGTTCTTCTTGACTTGCCATGGTATCGATCAGGGCTTCCTTCTGTTCCGACAACGTGATCCGGGCCAATTCATTCGATATATACTGTATCCTGGCGTCGACGTCCCGCATGTGCTGTTGGCGGATAATATCGTCCGCGCGTCGCAGGATCGTGTCCAGATACGCCTCGGCGCGCTCGGGCGTATTGGATTGAAAACTTACCGTCAGATAGGGACTGTTTCCACCCGACAGGCTGGCGACTTGGGTTTTCCCCGCATCCTGTGCTTGGGCGAATTGCAAGTGTGTCTGGAGATAGGACACGAGCGAGTCGACATCGGGGTGATCCAAGACGGGGCGATTTAGAAAACGGTTGATCGCCGACGAGAATGCATGGAGCGATCCCCGCGGCTTCCATCTCTTGCCAGCGGAATCCCAGCTTGCTTCGAAGATGGTTTGCAGGAAATTGTCTTTCTGCGCCAACTCGACAGCAAGACGCGGCGACAGCATCAATTGCTGGTATTCCTGAAACGGGTCGCTGCTGGTGCCGCCCCCCCCCCCCAACAAACGCCGCGCCGCGCTGTTCCCGATCTGGCTACCGCCCATCGAAGACATCATAGAACTTACAGGAGAGGGATTGGGCGGTCCGATCGTGGCACGAGCCACAAAGATGGGAGGCGTCCAGAGGTAGGACAACAGCCAGATGGAGCCGATCAGAATGGATAACAGCAAGAGGAGCGGAACGTAAAAAGGTAACCTGCGTGCGACGCCGGCGGCAAAGCTCAGGACCGTCGCAATGTCGAGTTGGGCTTCGCTGG
This genomic interval carries:
- a CDS encoding HAD-IIIA family hydrolase, with the translated sequence MFGRLNADGIWQFPPDAAPGPRRPGVLLDRDGVLVKEVHYLRRKEDVVLESGVGELLRFLRGNRIPTVVVTNQSGIARGYYDWPAFEIVQQEIADQLLQENCGVDVVLACPFHPDFTPGYENRHARWRKPGPGMLKLGAELLNLDLSRSCMIGDHVSDIEAAKAAGLPMAIHLMTGHGARTRAAALRLADNDFRITISDDLNQAKQCLASFFKLPQLGI
- a CDS encoding FkbM family methyltransferase, with the protein product MKRFAKRLLRRTRVLEQMRGLVDRQTSYSQFGEDVHIASYYNRLAFDRGIVVRKGCIVDVGAFRPISMSNTYFFYKRGWRSINIDPTPGTKAIFDRVRPKDTNLEVSIAPQAGQGTFYLFGQPSVWNTMDEAAAREAEAKTGQAPQRITVTICRLDEILDHHLVQDSFEILTIDAEGYDVEILRSNDFARYSPRLILIEVHDLNLAELPNHPVVRYLEDRGYSLYSWINPNLLFVRSDSLLNVGKHAEPAL
- a CDS encoding UDP-glucuronic acid decarboxylase family protein, producing MKRILVTGGAGFIGSHLCKQLLDQGNEVLCVDNYFTGTRRNIEGLLSNPVFEAMRHDVTFPLYVEVDQIYNLACPASPIHYQFDPVQTTKTSVIGAINMLGLAKRVKVPILQASTSEVYGDPDIHPQVESYWGNVNPIGPRSCYDEGKRCAETLFFDYKRQHNLRIKVARIFNTYGPNMHPRDGRVVSNFIVQALTDQPITIYGEGLQTRSFCYVDDLVRGLIGLMNSPDDFTGPCNLGNPVEFTMLQLAEQVLMLTGSKSQLIYQPLPQDDPRQRQPDISRARQVLNWEPNIALKDGLVKTIAYFDQLLKSS